In one window of Tellurirhabdus rosea DNA:
- a CDS encoding Mrp/NBP35 family ATP-binding protein has translation MSTYRLTNEAVLNALRHVEEPDLKHDIVSLGMVKDIELGVDQVRFTVVLTTPACPLKELIRQRCTDAIHAHIGPDIQVTVNMTANVTTARTEGPVLPGVKNVIAIASGKGGVGKSTVTANLAVALHKSGAKVGVIDADIFGPSMPVMFGAEMMQPRIVQVDGRNMLQPIQQFGIKIMSIGFLTPPESATVWRGPMAAKALTQFFTDTNWEELDYLLIDLPPGTSDIHLSLVQTVSVTGALIVTTPQKVALADAIKGLAMFRQPQINVPVLGVVENMAYFTPAELPDAKYYIFGKGGGQLLADKFSVPLLGQIPLVQGIREAGDDGKPAVLDNDPITGEAFREAAAALAQAVSVRNATLDKTKPVEIVRM, from the coding sequence ATGTCAACATACCGATTAACAAACGAAGCTGTACTTAATGCCCTGCGTCATGTCGAAGAACCTGACCTGAAGCACGACATCGTGTCGCTGGGCATGGTGAAAGATATTGAACTGGGCGTGGACCAGGTGCGCTTCACCGTCGTGCTGACGACGCCCGCCTGTCCGCTCAAGGAACTGATTCGCCAGCGGTGTACGGACGCGATTCACGCGCATATCGGGCCGGACATTCAGGTGACGGTCAACATGACCGCCAACGTGACCACCGCCCGGACGGAAGGTCCGGTGCTGCCCGGCGTCAAAAACGTGATCGCCATTGCGTCCGGGAAAGGCGGCGTGGGCAAATCAACTGTAACGGCTAATCTGGCCGTGGCCCTTCATAAATCGGGGGCCAAGGTCGGCGTCATTGATGCGGACATTTTTGGCCCGTCCATGCCCGTCATGTTCGGGGCCGAAATGATGCAGCCGCGGATTGTGCAGGTGGACGGCCGGAACATGCTCCAGCCGATTCAGCAGTTTGGCATCAAGATCATGTCCATCGGCTTCCTGACGCCGCCCGAAAGCGCGACGGTCTGGCGGGGTCCGATGGCCGCCAAAGCCCTGACGCAGTTTTTCACCGATACAAACTGGGAAGAACTGGATTACCTGCTCATCGACCTGCCGCCGGGTACAAGCGACATTCACCTTTCGCTGGTGCAGACCGTGTCCGTCACGGGTGCCCTCATCGTCACGACGCCGCAGAAGGTAGCGCTGGCCGATGCCATCAAGGGGCTGGCGATGTTCCGGCAGCCGCAGATCAACGTGCCGGTGCTCGGCGTGGTGGAAAATATGGCCTATTTCACGCCTGCCGAACTGCCCGATGCGAAGTACTATATTTTCGGTAAAGGCGGCGGACAACTGCTGGCCGACAAGTTCAGCGTGCCGCTGCTGGGTCAGATTCCGCTGGTGCAGGGCATTCGCGAAGCGGGGGACGACGGAAAGCCCGCCGTGCTGGACAACGACCCCATTACCGGAGAGGCCTTCCGGGAGGCCGCGGCGGCTCTGGCCCAGGCGGTTTCGGTGCGAAACGCGACACTGGACAAGACCAAACCGGTTGAGATTGTTCGGATGTAA
- a CDS encoding peptidoglycan D,D-transpeptidase FtsI family protein, producing the protein MIENRKYILITVFCLVGIVYIARLFYLQILDDSFSLEASNNSIKRVIEIPYRGQIYDRNGKLIVYNTPVYDIYVTPKKMYVPDTLAFCRLMGLERREFDSLIAAARSYSPVKPSLFLRQLSKEDFARIQDALVDYRGFEHVTSSMRTYPAHTMANALGYVSEVTRKELEEQETPYYRQGDYKGHSGLEEQYEEVLRGKRGMRFVMQNVRGVIKGSYKNGKFDTIAVAGQNLYTGIDVEIQRYADSLLVNKVGSVIAIEPATGQVLAIASSPTYDPNMLSSRYFSKNYSKLAKDPYKPLINRAVMASYRPGSTFKLIQALIGLQEGVLTPASQFGHGGVKMKCHGHPPGIHLLGAVQYSCNPYFYHVFRRLMYNNAERNTFKASAMGLRHWNEMAARWGIGQKLGIDLPSELKGKLPDVEYYDKIYGEMRWKFSNIYSLGIGEGELLISPLKMANVAAIIANRGYYYRPHIVAGIGKPGQGLDPKYSEKIEVGVDRHYFESVIDGMEMAVKAGTVTRGAIIPDIVMCGKTGTSQNAKGKKDHSIFVAFAPRDNPKIAIAVFVENAGFGGVAAAPIASLLVERYLKRKTLNTALDKRVKEMNFLAGALPTPKVQLKKPDTTKTPRPDTGRKPNGQRPFMVKSAPTVNRPLPVRPTALELKPLTPKPAVLKSGD; encoded by the coding sequence ATGATTGAGAACAGAAAATACATCCTGATCACGGTTTTCTGTCTGGTTGGTATCGTTTACATTGCCCGTCTGTTTTATTTGCAGATTCTGGACGACAGCTTTTCGCTCGAAGCGTCCAATAACTCCATCAAGCGGGTCATCGAAATTCCCTACCGGGGCCAGATTTACGACCGGAACGGCAAGCTGATTGTCTACAATACGCCGGTTTACGATATTTACGTAACTCCCAAAAAGATGTACGTGCCTGATACGCTGGCGTTCTGCCGGCTGATGGGCCTCGAACGCCGGGAGTTCGACAGCCTTATTGCCGCGGCGCGGTCGTACTCCCCCGTGAAGCCTTCGCTGTTTCTGCGTCAGTTGTCCAAGGAGGATTTTGCCCGGATTCAGGACGCGCTGGTCGATTACCGGGGTTTTGAGCACGTGACCAGTTCGATGCGGACCTATCCGGCCCACACCATGGCCAACGCGCTGGGGTACGTGAGCGAAGTAACCCGGAAGGAGCTCGAAGAACAGGAAACGCCTTACTACCGGCAGGGCGACTACAAGGGCCACAGCGGTCTGGAAGAACAGTACGAGGAAGTGCTGCGCGGCAAACGCGGCATGCGGTTCGTGATGCAGAACGTGCGCGGCGTGATCAAAGGCTCCTACAAGAACGGGAAGTTCGACACCATAGCCGTGGCGGGGCAGAACCTGTACACGGGCATCGATGTCGAAATCCAGCGCTATGCCGACTCACTGCTGGTCAACAAGGTCGGCAGTGTCATCGCCATCGAACCGGCCACGGGGCAGGTACTGGCCATTGCGTCCTCGCCGACCTACGACCCGAACATGCTGTCGAGCCGTTATTTCTCGAAGAATTATTCCAAACTGGCGAAAGATCCTTACAAGCCGCTCATCAACCGGGCGGTCATGGCGAGCTACCGGCCGGGTTCGACCTTCAAACTTATTCAGGCGCTGATCGGTCTTCAGGAAGGCGTGCTGACGCCGGCTTCGCAGTTCGGCCACGGCGGCGTCAAGATGAAGTGCCACGGCCACCCGCCGGGCATCCACCTGCTGGGCGCGGTGCAGTATTCGTGCAACCCGTACTTCTACCACGTGTTCCGGCGGCTGATGTACAACAACGCCGAACGGAACACGTTCAAAGCCTCGGCAATGGGCCTCCGCCACTGGAACGAGATGGCCGCCCGGTGGGGCATCGGCCAGAAACTGGGCATCGACCTCCCGAGCGAACTGAAAGGGAAACTGCCGGATGTGGAGTATTACGACAAAATTTACGGCGAAATGCGCTGGAAGTTTTCCAACATCTACTCGCTGGGCATCGGGGAGGGCGAACTGCTGATTAGTCCCCTGAAAATGGCAAACGTGGCGGCTATTATCGCCAACCGGGGCTATTACTACCGGCCCCATATCGTGGCGGGAATCGGCAAGCCCGGACAGGGTCTGGACCCCAAATACTCCGAAAAAATCGAAGTGGGCGTTGACCGGCATTATTTTGAAAGCGTCATCGACGGCATGGAAATGGCCGTTAAAGCCGGAACCGTGACGCGGGGCGCGATCATCCCGGACATTGTCATGTGCGGAAAAACCGGCACGTCGCAGAACGCCAAAGGCAAAAAGGACCACTCTATTTTTGTCGCGTTTGCGCCGCGCGACAACCCGAAAATCGCCATTGCCGTCTTTGTCGAAAACGCCGGCTTTGGCGGGGTCGCCGCGGCCCCGATCGCCTCGCTGCTGGTTGAACGCTACCTGAAACGGAAGACGCTGAATACCGCCCTCGACAAGCGGGTAAAGGAAATGAACTTCCTGGCCGGAGCCCTGCCGACCCCCAAAGTTCAGCTGAAAAAGCCCGACACGACGAAGACGCCCCGCCCCGATACCGGGCGGAAGCCGAACGGACAGCGCCCCTTCATGGTGAAATCGGCCCCGACCGTAAACCGGCCGCTGCCCGTGCGCCCGACCGCCCTTGAACTGAAGCCGCTGACCCCCAAACCGGCAGTGCTGAAAAGTGGAGACTAG
- the rodA gene encoding rod shape-determining protein RodA → MLQNREPQITNNIDWVTLMLYLACVMMGWLNVYAAVYSPENQTSLFDLQTNAGKQLMWIGTTVILIICILVINHRFWDTFAFIIYGLTILSLLLVLVAGTNINGSRSWFKFGPMSLQPAEFAKLATGLALARYIDYPGVNLSKLKDQLWCAAIIGLPPLLIIASRETGQALVFASFIIMLYREGLPGIYPLIGIIVVALFILTLIVPKLILFAAIAALTIGAFFLLPRYQRSVQNVLAISISGLLMIGVVAGVDFFVNDVLQKHQQNRIKVLVNPNIDPLGAGWNVTQAKIAIGSGRLMGKGFLEGTQTKFDFVPEQSTDFIFCTIGEEHGFIGSLVVVTLFMALLIRIVLLAEKQRTRFARVYGYCVAGIFFFHVLINIGMTIGLMPVIGIPLPFFSYGGSSLWSFSLLLFIFLKLDSRRSSMFSRV, encoded by the coding sequence TTGCTGCAAAATCGCGAACCGCAAATAACCAACAACATCGACTGGGTAACGCTGATGCTGTACCTGGCCTGTGTGATGATGGGCTGGCTGAACGTCTACGCGGCGGTCTACAGCCCGGAGAACCAAACCAGCCTGTTCGACCTTCAGACCAATGCCGGAAAGCAGTTGATGTGGATCGGCACGACGGTCATCCTCATTATCTGTATTCTGGTCATCAATCACCGGTTCTGGGATACGTTCGCGTTTATCATTTACGGACTGACGATTCTGTCGCTGCTGCTGGTGCTGGTGGCCGGAACGAACATCAACGGGTCGCGGTCGTGGTTCAAGTTTGGTCCGATGTCCCTCCAGCCGGCCGAGTTTGCCAAGCTGGCCACGGGCCTGGCGCTGGCCCGCTACATTGACTACCCGGGCGTGAACCTGAGCAAGCTCAAGGACCAATTGTGGTGCGCGGCCATCATTGGCCTGCCGCCCCTGCTGATCATCGCGTCCCGCGAGACGGGGCAGGCGCTGGTTTTTGCCTCGTTCATCATCATGCTGTACCGCGAGGGGCTGCCGGGCATTTATCCGCTGATCGGCATTATCGTGGTGGCGCTGTTTATCCTGACGCTGATTGTCCCAAAACTCATTCTGTTTGCGGCCATTGCGGCGCTGACCATCGGGGCCTTCTTCCTGCTGCCGCGTTACCAGCGGTCCGTGCAGAACGTGTTGGCCATCAGTATTTCCGGGCTATTGATGATCGGGGTCGTGGCCGGGGTGGACTTCTTCGTCAACGATGTGTTGCAGAAGCACCAGCAGAACCGGATCAAGGTTCTGGTCAACCCGAACATCGACCCGCTGGGCGCGGGCTGGAACGTCACGCAGGCAAAAATTGCCATTGGCTCGGGGCGGCTGATGGGGAAAGGCTTTCTGGAAGGCACCCAGACCAAATTCGACTTTGTGCCCGAGCAAAGTACCGACTTCATCTTTTGCACCATCGGCGAGGAACACGGCTTCATTGGAAGTTTGGTCGTCGTGACGCTGTTTATGGCGCTGCTGATCCGGATTGTGCTGCTGGCCGAGAAGCAGCGAACGCGGTTTGCCCGGGTCTACGGCTATTGCGTGGCGGGAATTTTCTTCTTCCACGTCCTGATCAACATCGGCATGACCATTGGCCTGATGCCCGTCATCGGGATTCCGCTGCCGTTCTTCAGCTACGGCGGTTCGTCGCTCTGGTCGTTTTCCCTGCTGCTGTTCATCTTCCTCAAGCTCGACTCACGGCGAAGCAGTATGTTTTCGAGAGTATAG
- a CDS encoding YggS family pyridoxal phosphate-dependent enzyme, with product MSHISEAIQSIESQLAGRARLIAVTKTKPVEMLLEAYNSGCKTFGENKVQEMVDKSGQLPADIEWHLIGHLQTNKVKYMASFVTLIHSVDSLKLLQEINKQAAKAGRVIDCLLQIHIAQEETKFGLDEAEAEALLRDPVLDDLSSVRLVGLMGMASNTDDETQIRQEFRGLKALYDRLSAIQRPNVAFRELSMGMSGDYPIAVEEGSTLVRVGSAIFGSRF from the coding sequence ATGTCCCACATTAGCGAAGCCATTCAATCCATCGAAAGCCAGCTGGCCGGTCGCGCCCGGCTGATTGCCGTTACCAAAACCAAGCCCGTCGAGATGCTGCTGGAGGCGTACAACAGCGGCTGCAAAACGTTCGGGGAAAACAAGGTGCAGGAGATGGTCGATAAATCCGGCCAGTTGCCCGCCGACATCGAATGGCACCTGATCGGGCACCTGCAAACCAACAAAGTCAAATACATGGCGTCGTTTGTGACGCTGATTCACTCGGTCGATAGCCTGAAGCTGTTGCAGGAAATCAACAAACAGGCGGCTAAAGCCGGACGCGTCATCGACTGTCTGCTGCAGATTCACATCGCGCAGGAAGAAACCAAATTCGGCCTGGACGAAGCGGAGGCGGAAGCCCTGCTGCGGGACCCGGTTCTGGATGACCTGAGCAGCGTCCGACTCGTCGGGCTGATGGGGATGGCCAGCAATACCGACGACGAAACGCAAATCCGGCAGGAATTCCGGGGCTTAAAGGCTCTGTATGACCGTTTGAGTGCTATCCAGCGCCCGAATGTCGCGTTCCGGGAACTGTCGATGGGCATGAGCGGGGATTACCCGATTGCCGTCGAAGAAGGCAGTACGCTGGTGCGGGTAGGGAGTGCCATTTTCGGCAGCCGATTCTGA
- the rpsR gene encoding 30S ribosomal protein S18: protein MSLQNEPVNKNENRKKYCRFKRSGIKYIDYKDPNFLLKLLNEQGKILPRRLTGTSLKYQRKVAQAVKRARHIALLPYVGDSLK from the coding sequence ATGAGTCTGCAAAACGAACCCGTAAACAAGAACGAGAACCGCAAGAAGTATTGCCGTTTCAAGCGTTCAGGTATCAAGTATATTGATTACAAAGATCCTAACTTCCTGCTGAAGCTGCTCAACGAGCAGGGCAAAATTCTGCCGCGCCGTCTGACAGGCACCAGCCTGAAGTACCAGCGTAAAGTGGCTCAGGCCGTTAAACGGGCCCGTCACATCGCGCTGCTGCCGTACGTAGGGGATTCACTGAAATAA
- the rplI gene encoding 50S ribosomal protein L9 produces MQLILKTDIAGLGYKNDLVDVKPGYGRNYLIPQGFAVMATESNKKIVAENIRQAAHKAEKIKNDALAIAEAIGDMTIEIPAKAGESGKIFGRVTNTQIADALKTKGFDIDRKKIAIDEAKTVGTYNAVLDLHKDVKHTLKFEVVPA; encoded by the coding sequence ATGCAACTTATCCTGAAAACCGATATCGCCGGCCTGGGTTACAAGAACGATCTCGTTGACGTGAAACCCGGCTACGGCCGTAACTACCTGATTCCGCAGGGATTCGCCGTGATGGCAACGGAATCAAACAAAAAAATCGTTGCCGAAAACATCCGCCAGGCAGCGCACAAAGCGGAGAAAATCAAGAACGACGCTTTGGCCATCGCGGAAGCTATCGGTGATATGACCATCGAAATCCCGGCAAAAGCGGGCGAAAGCGGCAAGATCTTCGGTCGTGTGACGAACACGCAGATCGCCGACGCTCTGAAAACCAAAGGATTCGACATCGACCGGAAGAAAATCGCGATCGACGAAGCCAAGACGGTTGGAACCTACAACGCCGTGCTCGACCTGCACAAGGACGTGAAGCACACGCTGAAGTTCGAAGTCGTACCGGCTTAA
- a CDS encoding GSCFA domain-containing protein yields the protein MEFRTELIPEKLPETLHLDSRIVTVGSCFAEVMGRQLAENKLTVLSNPFGTLFNPVSIARVLLTALRGDGPDPDLFVEREGLWLHYDFHSSLRAGSREELTQILTERLQQTAEALQGADWLLLTLGTAVVYRHHETGKVVANCHKMPGALFEKYLYTYEHTLEVLNELLRKLKRFNPGLNVLLTVSPVRHIKDTLPVNGVSKALLRSVCHELTVWHERAHYFPAYEIVTDDLRDYRFYEADLIHPNAIAQQYLFEKFVQAAFDDELRSFVADWSDIRRALGHRPFNPDSPAHRKFLKNLLTKLDALGSRIDVSPERTAVIRALSAVADPDSGLEVSF from the coding sequence ATGGAATTCCGTACTGAACTTATCCCGGAAAAATTGCCGGAAACCCTGCACCTCGACTCGCGGATTGTGACCGTCGGGTCCTGCTTTGCGGAGGTCATGGGACGGCAATTGGCTGAAAATAAACTGACCGTGCTATCGAATCCGTTCGGCACCCTGTTCAACCCTGTTTCCATTGCCAGGGTGTTGCTGACGGCCCTCCGGGGCGACGGCCCGGACCCCGACCTGTTTGTGGAGCGGGAAGGGCTCTGGCTCCATTATGATTTTCATTCGTCCCTGCGCGCCGGCAGTCGGGAGGAACTGACCCAAATCCTCACTGAACGGCTGCAGCAAACGGCCGAAGCGCTGCAAGGCGCGGACTGGCTGCTGCTGACGCTGGGCACCGCCGTGGTGTATCGGCACCACGAAACGGGTAAGGTGGTCGCCAACTGTCACAAAATGCCGGGGGCGCTGTTTGAAAAATACCTGTATACCTACGAGCACACGCTGGAGGTGCTGAATGAACTGCTGCGAAAACTGAAGCGGTTCAACCCGGGCCTGAACGTGCTGCTGACGGTAAGCCCCGTGCGGCATATCAAAGATACGCTTCCGGTCAACGGCGTCAGTAAGGCGCTGCTGCGGTCGGTTTGCCACGAACTGACGGTCTGGCACGAACGGGCGCATTATTTTCCGGCTTACGAAATCGTAACGGATGACCTGCGCGACTACCGTTTTTACGAAGCCGATCTGATTCACCCGAATGCCATTGCCCAGCAGTACCTTTTTGAAAAGTTTGTGCAAGCGGCGTTTGATGACGAACTTCGCAGCTTTGTTGCCGACTGGTCCGACATCCGCCGGGCGCTGGGCCACCGGCCTTTCAATCCGGATAGCCCGGCTCACCGAAAGTTTTTAAAAAATCTGCTGACCAAACTCGACGCCCTGGGCTCCCGGATCGACGTTTCGCCCGAGCGGACGGCGGTAATCCGGGCCCTGTCTGCGGTCGCCGACCCGGACAGCGGCCTCGAAGTGAGTTTTTAA
- a CDS encoding SMP-30/gluconolactonase/LRE family protein, with protein sequence MLITLATAMPLAAGAQSVYPTIGKLVTVDAKFSELLAPDAKVEVIASGFVWSEGPVWVKEGGYLLFSDVPENTIYRWTEKEGLSVFLKPSGYTGLGHYSDERGSNGLTIDPQGRLIACEHGDRRVSAMPLNRMGGKQTLADNYQGKRFNSPNDVVALSDGSYFFTDPPYGLPEGQFDQKNREVDVYGVYRISPPQADGSRKVTLVVSDLQRPNGVALSPDEKTLYVAQSNEDAFLMAYDIRSDGTLGKGRIFFDGRPLLKQGLTGGFDGLKTDRSGNVWSTGPGGLVVVSPQGKLLGRIEMGVATANCAWGDDGTTLYITADMYVCRVRTRVKGF encoded by the coding sequence ATGCTCATTACTCTTGCCACTGCTATGCCCCTCGCCGCCGGCGCGCAGAGCGTGTACCCGACCATCGGAAAGCTGGTCACGGTGGATGCAAAATTTTCTGAACTCCTCGCCCCGGACGCGAAAGTGGAGGTCATCGCCTCGGGCTTTGTCTGGTCCGAAGGTCCGGTCTGGGTGAAGGAAGGCGGCTACCTGCTGTTTTCGGACGTGCCCGAGAACACCATCTACCGCTGGACCGAAAAGGAGGGGCTGTCCGTCTTTCTGAAACCTTCGGGCTATACCGGGCTGGGGCATTACAGCGACGAACGGGGTTCCAACGGGCTGACCATCGACCCGCAGGGGCGGCTGATCGCCTGTGAACATGGCGACCGGCGGGTTTCGGCCATGCCGCTGAACCGAATGGGCGGCAAACAGACGCTGGCGGACAATTACCAGGGCAAACGATTCAACAGCCCCAACGACGTCGTGGCGCTGTCCGACGGCTCGTACTTTTTTACGGACCCGCCCTATGGCCTTCCCGAAGGCCAGTTTGACCAGAAAAACCGGGAAGTGGACGTGTACGGCGTTTACCGGATTTCGCCCCCGCAGGCCGACGGCAGCCGGAAGGTGACGCTGGTCGTGAGCGATTTGCAGCGGCCCAACGGCGTGGCCCTTTCGCCCGATGAAAAAACGCTGTACGTAGCCCAGTCGAACGAAGACGCTTTTCTGATGGCCTACGACATCCGCTCCGACGGGACACTGGGCAAGGGACGGATTTTCTTCGACGGGCGTCCGCTGCTGAAACAGGGGCTGACGGGCGGCTTCGACGGCCTGAAAACCGACCGCAGCGGCAACGTCTGGTCCACCGGCCCCGGCGGTCTGGTGGTTGTTTCGCCGCAGGGAAAACTGCTCGGACGCATCGAAATGGGCGTGGCAACGGCCAACTGCGCCTGGGGCGACGACGGGACAACGCTCTACATCACGGCGGATATGTATGTATGCCGGGTCCGGACCAGGGTAAAGGGCTTTTGA
- the rpsF gene encoding 30S ribosomal protein S6, whose product MQFTKNYETVFILTPVLSETQIKDAVDKFRKILTDNGAELVHEYNMGLRKLAYPIAHKNTGFYQVFEFVSPTNVVDVLETEYRRDERILRFLSTALDKHAVDYNARKRNGQLGKRKTETAGEEA is encoded by the coding sequence ATGCAGTTCACCAAGAACTATGAGACGGTGTTCATCCTGACTCCCGTTTTATCTGAGACCCAGATAAAGGATGCCGTCGACAAGTTCCGTAAGATCCTGACGGACAACGGTGCGGAACTTGTTCATGAGTACAACATGGGCCTGCGCAAACTGGCGTACCCGATTGCTCACAAGAACACGGGTTTTTATCAGGTATTCGAGTTCGTATCGCCGACCAACGTGGTTGACGTTCTGGAAACCGAGTATCGCCGCGATGAGCGCATCCTGCGCTTCCTGTCAACGGCTCTCGACAAGCATGCCGTTGATTACAACGCCCGCAAGCGTAACGGACAACTGGGTAAGCGTAAAACTGAAACCGCTGGCGAGGAGGCCTAA
- a CDS encoding DUF423 domain-containing protein, producing MHKFFLQAGSILGLLAVALGAFGAHALRQMLEQINRADTFETAVKYQFYHALALVAVGVLLQLPGVSAAAAKTYGWAGYAFLAGTIIFSGSLYAICFTGITKFGAVAPIGGLLMIVGWAMLFWGASR from the coding sequence ATGCATAAATTTTTCCTTCAGGCCGGGTCCATCCTTGGCCTCCTTGCCGTAGCCCTCGGCGCTTTTGGGGCCCACGCCCTCCGGCAGATGCTGGAGCAGATCAACCGGGCGGACACGTTTGAAACGGCCGTCAAATACCAGTTTTACCACGCGCTGGCGCTGGTGGCGGTCGGCGTTCTGCTGCAATTGCCGGGTGTTTCGGCCGCCGCGGCCAAAACGTACGGCTGGGCGGGGTACGCCTTTCTGGCCGGAACGATTATTTTCAGCGGCTCCCTGTACGCCATCTGCTTTACAGGCATCACCAAATTCGGCGCGGTGGCTCCCATCGGCGGACTGCTGATGATTGTGGGCTGGGCGATGCTGTTCTGGGGCGCGTCGCGTTAG